The Rhodocytophaga rosea genome has a segment encoding these proteins:
- a CDS encoding helix-turn-helix domain-containing protein yields the protein MGRVTKTELIESAEQLLKMSKKIAHPLAGARLRAFYLYKSGQAKAYGQIAAAVGYERHAVGQWFRLYKQKGLQACLQIDPGGHKRASQIAGKVLEQLKAKLADPNNYFTSYKQIHEWLHTAHGIDLSYEHVHWFVHRQLGAKLKVVRKSNLKKDLAYEQKYKKN from the coding sequence ATGGGAAGAGTAACCAAAACTGAGCTCATCGAGAGTGCCGAGCAGTTGCTGAAGATGAGCAAAAAAATAGCCCATCCGCTAGCCGGAGCCAGACTGCGGGCTTTTTACCTCTACAAGAGTGGGCAGGCTAAAGCGTATGGACAAATAGCTGCTGCCGTAGGCTATGAGCGTCATGCAGTGGGCCAGTGGTTCCGGCTTTACAAACAGAAAGGGCTGCAAGCCTGTCTTCAGATAGATCCGGGCGGCCACAAAAGGGCATCACAGATTGCAGGTAAAGTACTTGAGCAGTTGAAGGCAAAGCTTGCTGATCCAAACAACTATTTTACTTCTTATAAGCAAATCCATGAGTGGTTGCACACGGCGCATGGCATTGATCTGAGCTATGAGCATGTACATTGGTTTGTCCACCGACAGCTGGGGGCAAAGCTGAAAGTGGTTAGAAAGAGCAACCTGAAAAAGGATCTAGCCTATGAGCAGAAGTATAAAAAAAACTAA
- a CDS encoding IS630 family transposase: MLTFLLQRYYAPLAAKGVVSHWKVYYQDESRFGLMTVLRRAITLAGIKPVGAYQHRFIYRYCYGLVEPLTGDHFFITAPQVNTLYFEYMLEEFSRHQPQVFKFIFVDKAGYHRAKALQVPQNIRLVYLPSSNPELNPVERLWGDMKNKVAFHNFSHEQELEAWITNTAKSYGQRQIASLTGYPYILEAISKITTSME; encoded by the coding sequence GTGCTCACTTTCCTCTTACAGCGCTACTATGCTCCTTTGGCTGCCAAAGGGGTAGTCAGCCATTGGAAGGTGTACTATCAGGATGAGAGCCGCTTTGGTTTGATGACTGTTTTGAGAAGAGCCATCACCCTTGCCGGCATAAAACCGGTAGGAGCCTATCAGCACCGCTTCATCTACCGCTACTGCTATGGATTGGTAGAACCGCTGACAGGAGATCACTTCTTTATTACTGCCCCACAGGTTAACACGCTTTACTTTGAGTATATGCTTGAGGAGTTTAGCCGCCATCAACCGCAAGTGTTCAAGTTTATCTTTGTAGACAAAGCAGGCTATCACCGGGCAAAAGCCTTGCAAGTGCCCCAAAATATCCGCCTGGTGTATTTACCTTCTTCCAACCCTGAACTCAATCCGGTCGAAAGGCTGTGGGGGGATATGAAAAACAAAGTAGCTTTTCACAACTTCAGCCATGAACAAGAACTGGAAGCCTGGATCACTAATACGGCTAAAAGTTATGGGCAAAGACAGATCGCCTCTCTAACCGGATACCCTTACATTTTAGAAGCCATCAGCAAGATTACAACCTCTATGGAATAG